One genomic window of Struthio camelus isolate bStrCam1 chromosome 1, bStrCam1.hap1, whole genome shotgun sequence includes the following:
- the SLC16A8 gene encoding monocarboxylate transporter 3: MGRADSEEGQLPAPVKPPDGGWGWIVLLGCFVITGFSYAFPKAVSVYFKELMKDFHVGYSDTAWISSIMLAMLYGTGPVCSIMVNQFGCRPVMLIGGLLASSGMILASFTTNIIELYLTAGVLTGLGMALNFQPSLIMLGTYFDKRRPLANGLAAAGSPVFLSCLSPLGQVLLEKFGWRGGFLIMGGLLLNCCTCGAVMRPLEMGLKRKMEKVQDKYEAKEMLPMGGKSEEGISTTDGTKKAKKAKKKSKKGKKLLDFSIFSNRGFVIYTISKFILVLGLFVPPILLVNYAKDTGVPDTEAAFLLSIIGFIDIFARPACGMVAGLKWVRPHVAYLFSFAMLFNGLTDICSARASNYTGLVIFCVFFGISYGMVGALQFEVLMAIVGSQKFSSAIGLVLLIEAVAVLIGPPSAGRLVDALKNYEVIFYLAGSEVVLSALFLAMASYCCLNRGKKKAPPPEKSPSAGGGSDTEEAESDVQEAEEHSSGNHQPAHSTDDAVAIASEEANHVAAEEQSGEGGGCPEGDREVLPRASCTADQMVERDSF; encoded by the exons ATGGGGAGAGCTGACTCAGAGGAagggcagctcccagctcccgTGAAGCCTCCGGATGGTGGCTGGGGCTGGATTGTGCTTCTTGGCTGCTTTGTGATCACTGGCTTCTCCTACGCCTTCCCGAAAGCAGTCAGTGTCTACTTCAAGGAGCTCATGAAAGATTTCCATGTGGGCTACAGTGACACAGCCTGGATCTCCTCCATCATGCTGGCAATGCTCTATGGGACAG GACCAGTATGCAGCATCATGGTGAACCAGTTTGGCTGCCGTCCTGTGATGCTCATCGGTGGGCTGCTGGCTTCCTCTGGGATGATCCTGGCATCTTTTACGACCAATATCATTGAGCTTTATTTGACAGCTGGTGTGCTGACAG GTCTGGGTATGGCGTTGAACTTCCAGCCCTCCCTGATCATGCTGGGCACCTACTTTGACAAACGTCGGCCTCTTGCCAATGGACTGGCTGCTGCTGGAAGCCCTGtctttctctcctgcctctctccACTGGGGCAAGTGCTGCTGGAGAAATTTGGTTGGCGAGGAGGGTTCCTCATCATGGGAGGCCTGCTGCTTAACTGCTGCACCTGTGGGGCAGTCATGAGACCCCTGGAGATGGGCCTGAAGCGGAAGATGGAGAAGGTCCAGGACAAATACGAAGCCAAGGAGATGCTGCCTATGGGAGGGAAGTCAGAGGAGGGCATCAGCACCACCGATGGAACCAAGAAAGCCAAGAAAGCCAAGAAGAAGtccaagaaaggaaagaagctgcTAGATTTTAGCATCTTTTCCAACCGGGGGTTTGTTATTTACACCATCTCGAAGTTCATCCTGGTCTTGGGTCTCTTTGTGCCTCCCATATTGCTGGTCAACTATGCCAAGGACACGGGAGTACCAGATACAGAGGCTGCATTCTTGCTTTCCATCATTGGTTTCATAGACATCTTTGCCCGTCCGGCCTGTGGCATGGTGGCAGGATTGAAGTGGGTCCGCCCTCATGTGGCCTACTTGTTCAGCTTTGCTATGCTTTTCAATGGCTTGACAGACATCTGCAGTGCCAGGGCTAGCAATTACACAGGGCTCGTCATCTTCTGTGTCTTTTTCGGCATCTCTTATGGCATGGTGGGGGCACTGCAGTTCGAAGTGCTCATGGCCATTGTTGGCTCCCAGAAGTTCTCCAGCGCCATTGGGTTGGTCCTACTTATTGAAGCTGTTGCAGTGCTCATTGGTCCGCCCTCCGCAG GCCGCTTGGTCGATGCTCTCAAGAACTACGAGGTGATCTTCTACCTGGCAGGCTCTGAGGTGGTGCTCTCGGCTCTCTTTCTGGCCATGGCCTCTTACTGCTGCCTTAACAGGGGTAAGAAGAAGGCACCTCCCCCGGAGAAGTCCCCCTCAGCAGGTGGCGGGAGTGACACCGAGGAAGCCGAATCTGACGTACAGGAAGCTGAGGAGCACAGCAGTGGCAACCACCAGCCGGCCCACAGCACTGATGATGCTGTAGCAATAGCCAGCGAGGAGGCGAACCATGtggctgcagaagagcagagTGGGGAGGGAGGCGGGTGTCCCGAGGGGGATAGGGAGGTGTTGCCACGAGCCAGCTGCACTGCTGACCAGATGGTGGAGCGGGACAGCTTTTAG
- the BAIAP2L2 gene encoding BAR/IMD domain-containing adapter protein 2-like 2 isoform X2 produces MELSYRSTISIYKNILDQFNPALENLVYLGNNYLRAFHVLSEAAEVYFKAIEKIGEQALQSSTSHVLGEILMQMSNTQRLLNSDLEVVAQTFHVDLLQHMEKNTKMDVQFISESQKQYELDYRRRATNLDKCMAELWRMERARDKNAREMKENVMRLRSEMQAFISESQRAAELEEKRRYRFLAEKHQLLSNTLLQFYSRARGMIQSKAPRWKEQLEASRNPSSSHAQGLLTASHGQGYSSGRLTPTHLEMPQRPLEDFVSPTAGSRSSVFSQEPPEMRLSPQPEPPRQPLQRTPSAGFLPTGRTSRSGSFGEGSSSEGRRSTMVRVRAIVPHATGTNRTLLQFDLGDVIMVLIPEAQNGWLYGKLEGSSTCGWFPEAYVKPLEDVRDSEEPATRSFPLRSSHSMDDILDHPSTPSSGNYWPATAQAHLPSPPPTSVGSSSHQSRVATPVGSDSKKSGVWDQPPELFPRGTNPFATVKLRPTVTNDRSAPIIR; encoded by the exons ATGGAGCTGTCTTACAGATCCACCATCTCCATCTATAAG AATATCCTGGACCAGTTCAATCCTGCGCTGGAAAACCTGGTATACCTGGGGAACAATTACCTGCGTGCCTTCCACG TGTTATCTGAAGCAGCTGAAGTCTATTTTAAGGCAATTGAGAAGATCGGGGAGCAAGCGCTGCAGAGCTCCACCTCGCACGTGCTGG GTGAAATTCTGATGCAAATGTCCAACACGCAGAGACTCCTGAACTCTGATTTGGAAGTTGTG GCTCAGACCTTCCATGTGGACTTGCTGCAGCACATGGAGAAGAACACCAAAATGGATGTGCAGTTCATTAGT GAGAGCCAAAAGCAGTATGAGCTGGACTACCGGCGCAGAGCCACCAACCTGGATAAGTGCATGGCAGAGCTGTGGAGAATGGAGAGGGCCCGTGATAAAAACGCACGGGAGATGAAG GAGAACGTGATGCGATTGCGCTCAGAGATGCAGGCGTTCATCTCTGAGAGCCAGAGAGCCGCTGAGTTGGAGGAGAAACGCCGATACCGCTTCCTGGCTgaaaagcaccagctgctctccAACACCCTCCTCCAGTTCTACAGCAGG GCCCGGGGCATGATCCAGAGCAAGGCGCCGCGGTGGAaagagcagctggaggccagccgCAACCCCTCGAGCAGCCACGCTCAgggcctcctcactgcctccCATGGCCAGGGCTATTCATCTGGCCGACtcacacccacccacctcgaGATG CCCCAGAGACCCCTTGAGGATTTTGTTTCTCCCACGGCTGGGAGTAGGTCCAGTGTCTTCTCTCAGGAGCCTCCAGAAATGAGACTGTCTCCTCAACCAGAGCCCCCCAGGCAGCCCCTGCAAAGGACACCGTCGGCTG GTTTCCTGCCTACTGGCCGTACTTCCCGTTCTGGTTCCTTTGGTGAAGGCAGCAGCAGTGAAGGTAGGAGAAGCACCATGGTGAGAGTACGGGCTATCGTGCCTCATGCAACGGGAACCAACCGGACCCTGCTACAGTTTGACCTTGGGGATGTCATCATGGTGCTGATCCCAGAAGCGCAGAATGGCTGGCTGTATGGCAAGCTGGAGGGCTCATCCAC ATGTGGCTGGTTCCCCGAAGCTTATGTCAAGCCTCTGGAAGATGTGAGGGACTCAGAGGAGCCAGCCACCAG GTCCTTCCCACTCCGAAGCAGTCACAGTATGGATGACATCCTAGACCATCCCAGCACTCCTTCCTCTGGAAATTACTGGCCTGCCACTGCCCAGGCCCATTTGCCGAGCCCACCTCCCACCTCAGTGGGTAGCAGCAGTCACCAGAGCAGGGTGGCAACCCCAGTTGGTTCAGACTCGAAG aaatcaGGAGTGTGGGACCAGCCCCCTGAACTCTTCCCACG aGGCACCAACCCATTTGCCACAGTCAAGCTGCGCCCCACAGTCACCAATGACCGCTCGGCACCCATCATCCGATGA
- the BAIAP2L2 gene encoding BAR/IMD domain-containing adapter protein 2-like 2 isoform X1, with amino-acid sequence MGKTGINLLLLGQNILDQFNPALENLVYLGNNYLRAFHVLSEAAEVYFKAIEKIGEQALQSSTSHVLGEILMQMSNTQRLLNSDLEVVAQTFHVDLLQHMEKNTKMDVQFISESQKQYELDYRRRATNLDKCMAELWRMERARDKNAREMKENVMRLRSEMQAFISESQRAAELEEKRRYRFLAEKHQLLSNTLLQFYSRARGMIQSKAPRWKEQLEASRNPSSSHAQGLLTASHGQGYSSGRLTPTHLEMPQRPLEDFVSPTAGSRSSVFSQEPPEMRLSPQPEPPRQPLQRTPSAGFLPTGRTSRSGSFGEGSSSEGRRSTMVRVRAIVPHATGTNRTLLQFDLGDVIMVLIPEAQNGWLYGKLEGSSTCGWFPEAYVKPLEDVRDSEEPATRSFPLRSSHSMDDILDHPSTPSSGNYWPATAQAHLPSPPPTSVGSSSHQSRVATPVGSDSKKSGVWDQPPELFPRGTNPFATVKLRPTVTNDRSAPIIR; translated from the exons ATGGGGAAGACTGGTATTAACTTGCTTCTGCTTGGCCAGAATATCCTGGACCAGTTCAATCCTGCGCTGGAAAACCTGGTATACCTGGGGAACAATTACCTGCGTGCCTTCCACG TGTTATCTGAAGCAGCTGAAGTCTATTTTAAGGCAATTGAGAAGATCGGGGAGCAAGCGCTGCAGAGCTCCACCTCGCACGTGCTGG GTGAAATTCTGATGCAAATGTCCAACACGCAGAGACTCCTGAACTCTGATTTGGAAGTTGTG GCTCAGACCTTCCATGTGGACTTGCTGCAGCACATGGAGAAGAACACCAAAATGGATGTGCAGTTCATTAGT GAGAGCCAAAAGCAGTATGAGCTGGACTACCGGCGCAGAGCCACCAACCTGGATAAGTGCATGGCAGAGCTGTGGAGAATGGAGAGGGCCCGTGATAAAAACGCACGGGAGATGAAG GAGAACGTGATGCGATTGCGCTCAGAGATGCAGGCGTTCATCTCTGAGAGCCAGAGAGCCGCTGAGTTGGAGGAGAAACGCCGATACCGCTTCCTGGCTgaaaagcaccagctgctctccAACACCCTCCTCCAGTTCTACAGCAGG GCCCGGGGCATGATCCAGAGCAAGGCGCCGCGGTGGAaagagcagctggaggccagccgCAACCCCTCGAGCAGCCACGCTCAgggcctcctcactgcctccCATGGCCAGGGCTATTCATCTGGCCGACtcacacccacccacctcgaGATG CCCCAGAGACCCCTTGAGGATTTTGTTTCTCCCACGGCTGGGAGTAGGTCCAGTGTCTTCTCTCAGGAGCCTCCAGAAATGAGACTGTCTCCTCAACCAGAGCCCCCCAGGCAGCCCCTGCAAAGGACACCGTCGGCTG GTTTCCTGCCTACTGGCCGTACTTCCCGTTCTGGTTCCTTTGGTGAAGGCAGCAGCAGTGAAGGTAGGAGAAGCACCATGGTGAGAGTACGGGCTATCGTGCCTCATGCAACGGGAACCAACCGGACCCTGCTACAGTTTGACCTTGGGGATGTCATCATGGTGCTGATCCCAGAAGCGCAGAATGGCTGGCTGTATGGCAAGCTGGAGGGCTCATCCAC ATGTGGCTGGTTCCCCGAAGCTTATGTCAAGCCTCTGGAAGATGTGAGGGACTCAGAGGAGCCAGCCACCAG GTCCTTCCCACTCCGAAGCAGTCACAGTATGGATGACATCCTAGACCATCCCAGCACTCCTTCCTCTGGAAATTACTGGCCTGCCACTGCCCAGGCCCATTTGCCGAGCCCACCTCCCACCTCAGTGGGTAGCAGCAGTCACCAGAGCAGGGTGGCAACCCCAGTTGGTTCAGACTCGAAG aaatcaGGAGTGTGGGACCAGCCCCCTGAACTCTTCCCACG aGGCACCAACCCATTTGCCACAGTCAAGCTGCGCCCCACAGTCACCAATGACCGCTCGGCACCCATCATCCGATGA